A window of Mus musculus strain C57BL/6J chromosome 3, GRCm38.p6 C57BL/6J genomic DNA:
AtgagtgttcccacaacacatgAGTGTTGCTGTTTATCACAGCACAGAGTAAAGTGTCTGTTCTAATACCTACCAGACCCTGTTCTTTCTTGTAGCCCCTTTCTGAGTTTGCAAAGATGCCAAGGCTCCTGAGAGGTGTCTTCTGTGTCGTTGAGATATTCCACAAGTACGCCATTGAGGATGGCGGCAACCAGGCAACACTGACCCGCACAGAGCTGAGACAGCTCCTTGAGGGAGAAATTGGGGACTTCCTTCAGGTGAGCAGGTCACTCTTCCCCCCACTTGCCACTTTGTAACCCAAGCAGAATGAGCACAAAGGCTATCTGTCCCTTTGCACTTGGCTAACCAGCTCTCTGCTTTCAGCgacctttgaacatttttttcctctttctagtCTCAGCTGCCTCTCCTATGAAATCGCTTAGTCAGTCATACAAAGAAATGAAGGTTACCATTATGCAACTGTTGCTTCATCAAGGCAGACCTCTGCACCGAGTCACAACCTTATGCTTCTAACTCAGCACACATGTGATGTAATTGCTAGTGTTAGGCTTAGTGCTGAGATGAAAAAATGGACCCAGAATCAATGGGTTCTCACTGTTTAAGGCTATTTCACtgttaaaaggttaaaaaaatttttttaaagataaggttaaaaaatttttttaaaagattctcaGGAAACATGAAGatattcagaatacatgaccCCCTGTGAATAAACTTAgttttctttgtgtttacataCAGCCACATGTCTTTCATGCTGTGGAGAGAAAGTTGAACCTTCTGAATTTTGACAGAGATGGTACCATCAGTTTTGAGGAATTTGTTCTTGCAATCTTCAGCTTATTGAATCCCTCTTATTTTGACATATCATTACTAAATTCAGAACCAAGACTGATGTCTAAATCAGAGAAGATAGATGCTGTGGATTTGGGGGCAATTGGTGGAAACATTCAGCAGGTAGTAGGGGTTGGGCCAACTCAAGAAAGGCTCATATTTCCATCAGAAATGGCATCATCAGGTCAGCCCAGCAATGAAGAAGGTGAGGTAGGTGATGAGCCTATGGTGAGCCCATGTGAAGACATTAAGACCCACAGCCTGCCAAGAAATGTGTCTGAGCCAAATGACCCTGAGAACCAACAGCCAAAAGAAGATGCTCAGGAAGTCGCACAAAATGTACCAGCAACTGAATATGATGGAGTCCAATTTAAGAGAAATACAGTAGTCGAAGTACCCAAACAGAGCACCAGTCCAACACAGGAgatcccaagagaaagaagtaaacCATCCAGGAGGCTAAGTGACACCAAGATAAGTGACCATATGATTCAGAGGCCAACTGAAGATGAGGAACATACTTCTACAACACAAGATCCATTCCTGCAAAAAAGAGACAAAGCCACCGGGTCAGAGAACACTGATTTGTCAGTAGTAGCTGCTACCAGGAAATCATCTCAAACACAGGAAATTTTTGAGCCTATGGATGATACTAAACTATCTGAGGCTCAAGAAACTGGAAAGGATGCTGGCAGAATACCACCTGAAACAAATTTAGAGGAGCCCAAAGCTGATGCTAAAGTAGCTGAGAGCCACGGATTGCCAGCACAAGAAAGAGAACACAATACAAGGGACCAGTCTGTTCAAAGCCGGAGCAGAAATGTTTCAGAAACATCTAGTAGAGGAGAACAGGAGGGGGAGTGGAAAGAACATGAAAGAATAACTCTATCCCCAACAGCAGATGCTGAAACACAGGATGAGAAGTGTCAAGAATTTCCAGGATCATGGAGGGAAAACGATGCCAAAAAGGACTCTGCTGCAAAAGATCCAAGttctgaagaaggaaatcagAATCTCCCTGAAATTAAGGAAGATTCTGTCTCAGGAAAAGAAGCAAGACACAGTGAGGAAGACACAGTATATGCATTTGAAATCAACAA
This region includes:
- the Tchhl1 gene encoding trichohyalin-like protein 1, producing MPRLLRGVFCVVEIFHKYAIEDGGNQATLTRTELRQLLEGEIGDFLQPHVFHAVERKLNLLNFDRDGTISFEEFVLAIFSLLNPSYFDISLLNSEPRLMSKSEKIDAVDLGAIGGNIQQVVGVGPTQERLIFPSEMASSGQPSNEEGEVGDEPMVSPCEDIKTHSLPRNVSEPNDPENQQPKEDAQEVAQNVPATEYDGVQFKRNTVVEVPKQSTSPTQEIPRERSKPSRRLSDTKISDHMIQRPTEDEEHTSTTQDPFLQKRDKATGSENTDLSVVAATRKSSQTQEIFEPMDDTKLSEAQETGKDAGRIPPETNLEEPKADAKVAESHGLPAQEREHNTRDQSVQSRSRNVSETSSRGEQEGEWKEHERITLSPTADAETQDEKCQEFPGSWRENDAKKDSAAKDPSSEEGNQNLPEIKEDSVSGKEARHSEEDTVYAFEINKNSPAAEETLETRERSQELAPLEKQSQRKKHRATRIQDKPVRKEDHNEGEDSELSLTQSDEGFCEIPNSLAPEVGKSSSEIAEPHVPEDSQSQIDHHGDAKQESHTNNPDPQKQGAPGESSREQEAVVLSIQEDGQLPEGQEQSARDGLHDGLSSRTKGGPGAAVEPSEGEEVQEATAGRENRKALEAESLEAQ